The proteins below come from a single bacterium genomic window:
- a CDS encoding histidine phosphatase family protein has protein sequence MIIYLLRHGESESNSNSIFAAKKVDLPLTQLGIQQAVLQARRLKNAGFVEIFSSPLLRARHTAEIVGRSCGISSVIADELSEVDVGLLDGKNMEDPHNWGIWEKVLGKWENGESDVGFPEGETLDDVKFRVTSFIERLQETSKPILIVSHCAYFMAFIWLFCLNHGLRIEDGHMGRGCYSVVKRKDGCFELDKFNIAPKIIN, from the coding sequence ATGATCATATATTTGTTGCGTCATGGCGAAAGCGAGTCCAATTCGAACAGCATTTTTGCTGCCAAAAAAGTCGATCTGCCCTTAACTCAGCTTGGCATACAGCAGGCTGTATTACAGGCAAGGAGATTGAAAAATGCCGGTTTTGTGGAGATTTTCTCAAGCCCTTTGTTGCGGGCAAGGCATACTGCGGAGATTGTCGGGAGAAGCTGCGGTATTTCATCCGTCATCGCCGATGAACTGAGCGAAGTAGACGTGGGGCTGCTCGATGGCAAAAACATGGAAGATCCGCATAACTGGGGAATATGGGAGAAGGTACTGGGAAAATGGGAAAATGGCGAATCCGACGTTGGTTTTCCTGAGGGCGAAACACTTGACGATGTTAAGTTCAGAGTTACCAGCTTCATTGAGAGACTACAGGAGACAAGCAAACCAATCCTCATTGTGAGCCACTGCGCTTATTTCATGGCCTTCATATGGCTTTTTTGTTTAAATCATGGTTTGAGGATCGAGGATGGGCATATGGGCCGCGGGTGTTATTCGGTCGTAAAACGTAAAGACGGCTGTTTTGAACTTGATAAATTCAATATCGCTCCTAAAATAATAAATTGA